From a single Thalassophryne amazonica chromosome 7, fThaAma1.1, whole genome shotgun sequence genomic region:
- the LOC117514463 gene encoding hairy/enhancer-of-split related with YRPW motif protein 1-like, which produces MKRSHNYSSSDSDLDDNVEVEKDSCDENVQLDSPHGPMSPSTTTQVQARKRRRGIIEKRRRDRINNSLSELRRLVPSAFEKQGSAKLEKAEILQMTVDHLKMLHASGGKGFFEAHALAKDYRSLGFRECLAETARYLSIIEGRDSTDPLRIRLVSHLSNYASQREVHAGLEHLAWGSAFGTGPHPLLLQHPQGRTPASRSSSSPPSSSSSSSTSSSSSSEASGTSRLSVISPADSLRVPPNGSLPLSLPVPTSKLSSPPLLTLSSLSAFPFSFGAFPLVSPTVLNTAGPSSTLSKPYRPWGTEIGAF; this is translated from the exons ACAACTCGATTCCCCTCATGGCCCAATGTCGCCCTCCACAACGACTCAAGTTCAAGCTCGAAAAAGGCGCAGAGGG ATTATTGAGAAACGGCGACGTGATCGGATCAATAACAGTCTGTCAGAGCTCAGGAGGTTGGTGCCAAGTGCTTTTGAGAAGCAG GGATCCGCGAAACTGGAAAAGGCGGAAATATTACAAATGACTGTGGACCATTTAAAGATGCTTCACGCATCTGGTGGCAAAG GTTTTTTTGAGGCTCATGCTCTTGCCAAGGATTACCGAAGTCTGGGATTCAGGGAGTGCTTGGCAGAGACTGCCCGCTACCTGAGCATCATAGAGGGTCGGGACAGCACAGACCCCCTCCGTATACGCTTGGTGTCCCATCTCAGCAACTATGCCTCTCAAAGAGAGGTTCACGCTGGACTGGAACACTTGGCTTGGGGTTCCGCCTTTGGCACTGGCCCTCACCCGCTCCTTCTACAACACCCTCAAGGCAGGACACCTGCATCTAGAAGCAGTAGTAGCCCACCGTCctcatcctcctcttcttcaaCATCTTCCTCCTCTTCCAGTGAGGCATCTGGGACATCCAGACTCAGTGTGATCTCCCCTGCAGACTCCCTCAGGGTGCCTCCAAATGGTTCTCTACCCCTTAGTCTGCCTGTGCCAACATCAAAACTTTCTTCGCCACCGCTCCTCACCCTCTCTTCACTTTCGGCCTTTCCCTTTTCCTTTGGTGCTTTCCCTCTGGTCTCCCCGACGGTCCTCAACACAGCGGGACCCTCCTCTACACTATCAAAGCCATACAGGCCATGGGGCACTGAGATAGGTGCCTTCTGA
- the stmn2a gene encoding stathmin-2a yields the protein MAKTATAYKEKMKELSVLSLICSCFYPESRNKLISEFEDMEVKPINKRSSGQAFEVILKPLSPVSDVGHNLPSPPKRDISLDDIEKKLEAAEERRKFQEAQVLRVLAEKREHERVVLLKAMDENSQFSKTAEEKLQMKMEQIKENREAYLAAMMERLQEKERHAEVVRRNKEMREELTA from the exons ATGGCAAAAACAGCAACCG CATACAAAGAGAAGATGAAGGAGTTGTCTGTTCTCTCCCTCATCTGCTCCTGCTTCTACCCAGAGTCACGCAACAAGCTGATCTCTGAGTTTGAAG ACATGGAGGTGAAACCTATAAACAAGCGTTCCTCTGGCCAGGCGTTTGAGGTCATTCTTAAGCCTTTGTCTCCAGTGTCAGATGTAGGACACAACCTCCCCTCACCACCAAAGAGGGACATCTCCTTGGATGACATTGAGAAGAAACTGGAGGCTGCTGAAGAACGAAGGAAG TTCCAGGAGGCTCAGGTGCTGAGGGTGTTGGCAGAAAAACGAGAGCACGAGAGGGTTGTGTTGCTAAAAGCTATGGATGAAAACAGCCAGTTCAGTAAGACGGCTGAAGAGAAGCTCCAGATGAAGATGGAGCAGATTAAGGAGAACCGTGAAGCCTATCTAGCAGCCATGATGGAACGCCTACAGGAGAAG GAAAGACATGCAGAGGTGGTGCGTAGGAACAAAGAGATGAGGGAAGAACTGACAGCATGA